The following proteins are encoded in a genomic region of Macrobrachium rosenbergii isolate ZJJX-2024 chromosome 31, ASM4041242v1, whole genome shotgun sequence:
- the LOC136855433 gene encoding uncharacterized protein: MWRFLQSLPRGARTVRPSQCCTQDSGDDIGNNFCHGQLSPQSLQSCSVACHHTSSTGAREHRCQLVQLSRCLYRRLPKWISWDADSSHLHSSNRPKFHWIWAVSCETYPHLADCKDEEGREKWRRFARRRQQILFTNSILNAVGWGSAAALTWSLYQYLRSCFFLFSNGSHQNIKSSVSDCATSCEDNEETSQEVDDDRSILKCSISEDDRSQFSDSYFPFNNLQSCVGLQNDRQRAHLLHIFNQIPEEYIFSKSTRGLEHNPDTKKEGGNLLVNLPNEQNVWCLFSDNKPQIEDDKDYLQSRVAERDNDSGFSENLGRNKNNSQGSNNTSLVTSVGTQTLQETVSEQEGSLSDTTGGEYSKTDQSADLCSPSSNSCQGQFKAPELEIKTENSLPFKTVTVDSFESYPSSSAASETSKAQSSTPTKYNHSTNTADLNDGLKVVIEAGKEEINNFRTELLSNLEERINHSITHDDPGTAVPYFHAGVLLGDASSNYNLALCYHMGHGLERDFQKARELYETASHLGHGWATYNLAVMLSEGQGGPRDTVKAQSLLVKAAKLGVEEAKVALEHMKSEDKRVPSRSYDRESSLTSVKSEPVCFSPYPEVFSSSYAYSTNDLDFLEDSLETTVAALSDLSTTGTSRPRFYLE, encoded by the exons GTGCAAGAACTGTTAGACCAAGCCAGTGCTGCACTCAAGACAGTGGCGATGATATCGGGAACAACTTCTGCCACGGACAATTATCACCTCAATCCCTACAGTCTTGCAGTGTTGCGTGCCATCACACATCTTCCACAGGGGCAAGAGAGCATCGCTGCCAATTAGTTCAGTTATCCAGATGTCTCTATAGAAGACTTCCAAAATGGATTAGTTGGGATGCTGATTCCAGTCATCTTCATTCAAGTAATCGACCTAAGTTCCACTGGATATGGGCAGTTTCCTGTGAGACTTACCCACACTTAGCAGACTGCAAAGatgaagaggggagagagaaatggagacgCTTTGCCCGGAGGAGGCAGCAGATTTTATTCACTAACTCCATACTGAATGCTGTAGGTTGG GGTTCTGCTGCTGCACTCACATGGAGTTTATATCAGTATTTGAGATCCTGCTTCTTTTTATTCAGCAATGGctcacatcaaaatataaaaagcagcgTCAGTGACTGTGCAACCAGCTGCGAAGACAACGAGGAAACTAGTCAAGAGGTAGATGATGACAGAAGCATTCTCAAATGTAGCATAAGTGAAGATGACAGGAGCCAATTCAGTGATTCCTATTTCCCTTTCAACAATCTTCAGTCTTGTGTAGGCTTACAAAATGACAGGCAAAGAGCCCACTTGCTACATATATTTAACCAAATTCCAGAGgaatacattttttcaaaatcaaccaGAGGGCTTGAACACAACCCAGACACTAAGAAGGAAGGTGGAAATCTGTTGGTAAATCTTCCAAATGAACAGAATGTGTGGTGTTTGTTTTCTGATAATAAGCCACAAATTGAAGATGACAAAGATTATCTCCAGAGTCGAGTAGCGGAGAGAGATAATGATTCTGGGTTCTCAGAAAATTTAGGTCGCAACAAGAATAACTCCCAAGGCTCAAATAATACATCATTAGTGACTTCCGTGGGCACCCAAACACTTCAAGAAACTGTTTCAGAACAAGAGGGTAGCTTATCTGATACAACAGGTGGTGAATATAGCAAAACAGACCAAAGCGCAGACTTGTGTAGTCCATCAAGTAATAGTTGCCAAGGTCAGTTCAAAGCACCAGAGTTagaaatcaaaacagaaaacagcTTGCCTTTCAAGACAGTTACTGTTGACAGTTTCGAGAGTTATCCGTCAAGTTCAGCCGCAAGTGAAACATCCAAAGCACAATCCTCAACCCCAACTAAGTACAATCATAGCACGAACACTGCTGATCTCAATGATGGACTAAAAGTG GTGATTGAAGCCGGTAAGGAGGAAATAAACAATTTCAGGACTGAGCTTCTGAGTAACTTGGAAGAACGCATAAACCATTCTATAACCCATGATGATCCAGGTACAGCTGTCCCCTACTTTCATGCTGGAGTCTTATTGGGAGATGCCTCGTCCAATTACAATCTCGCTTTGTGTTACCACATGGGTCATGGCTTAGAACGAGATTTTCAAAAG GCAAGAGAACTCTATGAAACTGCAAGTCACTTGGGTCACGGTTGGGCAACGTACAACTTGGCAGTGATGTTAAGTGAAGGGCAAGGAGGGCCCCGTGATACTGTGAAGGCCCAGTCTTTGCTCGTTAAAGCTGCAAAACTTGGTGTGGAAGAAGCTAAGGTGGCACTTGAACATATGAAATCAGAAGACAAGAGAG ttccttcaAGATCATATGACCGAGAAAGTTCTTTAACATCTGTGAAATCAGAACCAGTATGTTTTTCACCCTACCCAGAAGTGTTTTCATCATCATATGCTTATTCTACCAATGATCTTGATTTCCTGGAAGATTCTCTAGAAACAACTGTAGCTGCGCTTTCTGATTTAAGCACGACGGGTACAAGCAGACCAAGATTTTACTTAGAATAA